A window of the Roseburia sp. 831b genome harbors these coding sequences:
- a CDS encoding acyltransferase family protein → MSKKNYIQMDYAKFFAAILVVAIHIPPLQDVNETASLVLQQVICRLAVPFFFLCSGFFLGKKLERKADTMRYAKRIATMYLLWSALYLPAILERFWKQDKTLGENLGELLRRFFLIGSYIQLWYLLGTLYGVLVLYLLLQVKGMTKKRLAVLALVVYLLGVAGNSYRHLWDGMPGIVAVLDRYRDWFATTRNGFFFAFPFLTMGYLFSGKQDKVKNTVKWTGASLFSLLALFLEFFALERWGNIASFDMYLMTPVAVGCLFCLLLTVQVSEKRQAAGQMLRGISTYIFLLHMMVNFYFKKIPFLKKGWMSHSFSHFLLVLLASILIAMVLQKRKMKKF, encoded by the coding sequence ATGTCAAAAAAAAATTATATTCAGATGGATTATGCAAAATTTTTTGCCGCAATTCTTGTGGTGGCAATCCATATTCCACCTTTGCAGGATGTGAACGAAACGGCATCGCTTGTGCTGCAACAGGTAATCTGTCGTCTGGCAGTGCCATTCTTTTTCCTGTGCAGCGGATTTTTCCTTGGGAAAAAGTTAGAACGGAAGGCTGATACAATGCGTTATGCAAAACGGATTGCGACGATGTATCTGCTTTGGAGTGCGCTCTATCTTCCGGCAATTCTTGAACGTTTTTGGAAACAGGATAAAACATTAGGGGAGAACTTAGGCGAGCTGTTGCGCAGATTTTTCCTGATTGGCTCCTACATCCAGCTTTGGTATCTTCTGGGGACGTTGTATGGAGTTCTGGTGCTTTATCTTTTGTTGCAGGTAAAAGGGATGACGAAGAAGCGTCTCGCGGTGCTTGCACTTGTGGTGTACCTTCTTGGCGTTGCAGGGAATTCCTATCGCCATCTGTGGGATGGCATGCCTGGCATCGTGGCAGTATTGGACAGGTACCGGGACTGGTTTGCAACTACAAGAAATGGATTTTTCTTTGCATTTCCATTTCTTACGATGGGCTATCTGTTTTCCGGGAAGCAGGATAAGGTAAAAAATACGGTCAAGTGGACAGGTGCATCGCTTTTTTCTTTGCTGGCGCTCTTTTTGGAATTTTTTGCATTGGAACGTTGGGGAAACATCGCCTCTTTTGATATGTATCTGATGACACCGGTTGCCGTCGGATGCCTGTTTTGCCTGTTACTAACGGTCCAAGTCTCGGAAAAAAGACAGGCAGCGGGGCAGATGTTAAGAGGAATTTCTACCTATATCTTCTTACTTCATATGATGGTCAACTTTTATTTTAAGAAGATTCCATTTTTGAAAAAAGGCTGGATGTCTCATAGTTTCAGCCATTTTTTACTGGTTTTACTGGCAAGTATTCTAATTGCAATGGTGCTGCAAAAGAGAAAAATGAAAAAATTTTAA